In Arthrobacter sp. B3I9, the following are encoded in one genomic region:
- a CDS encoding glutamate--cysteine ligase, which produces MKIDFASSRQSTLGVEWELALVDAETGELASVANEVLRGVAAAHPELNEDDEHPHIKQELLLNTVELVTGICTTVAEAKADLSDSLAAVRDVTDPMGVEVFCAGSHPFSPPQLQPVTDKERYAKLIDRTQWWGRQMVIYGVHVHVGLDSRDKVLPIVDGLVNYFPHFQALSASSPFWGGEDTGYASHRALMFQQLPTAGLPFQFSSWEDYESYVQDMFTTGVIDTISEIRWDIRPVPALGTIEMRICDGLATLEEVGAIAALTQCLVDEFSTTLENGGTIPTMPPWHVQENKWRAARYGLDAIIILDAAGNEQLVTDHIRETVHRLEPVAAKLGCTAELGDVLKIIDRGAGYQRQRRVAAEHGGDLRAVVLDLVKQMRKGPEA; this is translated from the coding sequence ATGAAGATTGATTTCGCTTCATCCAGGCAATCAACTCTTGGTGTGGAATGGGAGCTCGCGCTGGTCGACGCCGAAACCGGCGAACTCGCCTCCGTGGCCAACGAGGTGCTCCGGGGGGTCGCCGCCGCCCATCCCGAGCTCAACGAGGACGACGAGCACCCCCACATCAAGCAGGAACTGCTGCTGAACACCGTTGAGCTGGTCACCGGGATCTGCACCACGGTTGCGGAGGCCAAGGCAGACCTGAGCGATTCGCTGGCGGCGGTCCGGGACGTCACCGACCCGATGGGCGTCGAGGTTTTCTGCGCCGGCAGCCACCCTTTCAGCCCACCGCAGCTGCAGCCCGTGACGGACAAGGAGCGCTACGCGAAGCTCATCGACCGCACGCAGTGGTGGGGCCGCCAGATGGTCATTTACGGCGTCCACGTGCACGTGGGCCTCGACAGCCGGGACAAGGTCCTCCCGATCGTTGACGGCCTGGTGAACTACTTCCCGCATTTCCAGGCGCTCTCCGCGTCCAGCCCGTTCTGGGGCGGCGAGGACACAGGGTACGCCTCGCACCGTGCCCTGATGTTCCAGCAGCTGCCCACCGCCGGGCTGCCGTTCCAGTTCTCCAGCTGGGAGGACTACGAATCCTACGTCCAGGACATGTTCACCACCGGCGTGATCGACACGATCTCCGAGATCCGCTGGGACATCCGCCCCGTCCCCGCCCTCGGCACCATCGAGATGCGCATCTGCGACGGCCTGGCAACCTTGGAGGAAGTCGGCGCCATCGCCGCCCTGACGCAGTGCCTTGTCGACGAGTTCTCCACCACGCTGGAGAACGGCGGCACCATCCCCACCATGCCGCCCTGGCACGTGCAGGAGAACAAATGGCGCGCGGCCCGCTACGGCCTGGACGCCATCATCATCCTGGACGCCGCAGGCAACGAACAGCTCGTGACCGACCACATCCGTGAGACGGTCCACCGGCTGGAACCGGTCGCGGCAAAGCTCGGCTGCACCGCCGAACTCGGCGACGTCCTGAAGATCATCGACCGCGGCGCCGGCTACCAGCGGCAGCGCCGGGTTGCCGCGGAGCACGGCGGCGACCTTCGCGCCGTCGTCCTCGACCTGGTCAAGCAAATGCGCAAGGGACCGGAAGCCTAG
- a CDS encoding shikimate 5-dehydrogenase — MPILNKDMTLCISLSARPSNNGTRFHNHLYEQLGLNWIYKAFAPTDLAQAIAGVRGLGIRGCAVSMPYKEDVIALVDVMDPSAKAIDSVNTIVNDGGRLTAYNTDYTAIEQLLRNNAVPTDYSVWLRGSGGMAKATAAALRDAGFTDVTVIARNEAAGRSLAKLYGFKWLAEVPDAVSSGTAQMLVNVTPIGMAGSMAGGPDADALSFPQEAVDAAEVVFDVVALPAETPLVRAGRAAGKTVITGAEVATIQALEQFVLYTGIRPSDEQVRAAEDFMRAQ; from the coding sequence GTGCCCATACTGAACAAAGACATGACGCTCTGCATCTCCCTCTCGGCCCGGCCGAGCAACAACGGGACGCGCTTCCACAACCATCTGTACGAACAGCTGGGCCTGAACTGGATCTACAAGGCGTTCGCGCCCACCGACCTCGCCCAGGCGATCGCCGGGGTCCGGGGCCTGGGCATCCGCGGCTGTGCCGTATCCATGCCGTACAAAGAGGATGTGATTGCCCTCGTGGACGTCATGGACCCGTCCGCCAAGGCGATCGATTCGGTCAACACCATCGTCAACGACGGCGGCCGCCTCACCGCGTACAACACCGACTACACCGCCATTGAGCAGCTGCTGCGGAACAACGCCGTTCCCACGGACTACTCGGTGTGGCTCCGGGGCTCCGGCGGCATGGCCAAGGCAACTGCGGCAGCCCTCCGCGACGCGGGCTTCACGGACGTGACGGTCATCGCCCGCAACGAGGCTGCGGGACGGTCGCTCGCCAAACTTTACGGCTTCAAGTGGCTGGCCGAGGTCCCGGACGCCGTGAGTAGCGGTACCGCCCAGATGCTGGTCAACGTGACACCTATCGGTATGGCAGGGAGTATGGCCGGCGGCCCGGACGCCGATGCGCTGTCCTTCCCGCAGGAGGCGGTGGACGCCGCGGAGGTGGTGTTCGACGTCGTTGCGCTGCCGGCCGAAACACCGCTGGTCAGGGCCGGCCGCGCCGCAGGCAAGACCGTGATCACCGGTGCCGAGGTGGCCACCATCCAGGCGCTGGAGCAGTTTGTGCTCTACACCGGGATCCGGCCCAGCGACGAGCAGGTCCGTGCCGCCGAGGACTTCATGCGGGCACAGTAG